A portion of the Sabethes cyaneus chromosome 3, idSabCyanKW18_F2, whole genome shotgun sequence genome contains these proteins:
- the LOC128743850 gene encoding 3-oxoacyl-[acyl-carrier-protein] reductase FabG-like, translating into MDFTGKVVLITGASSGIGEGTAKHLAKYGATLVLTGRNKDNLNKVGAACEALSKQKPLLLEADVTKVEDNKKVIDEITAKLGRLDVLVNNAGIIANGSIENTSLEQYDEVMNTNVRAVYHLTMLAVPLLIENKGNIVNVSSVAGNRSFPGILAYGISKAAIDQFTRCVALELAAKQVRVNAVNPGVIVTDIHKRGGMDEKAYAEFLEKCKQTHALGRPGEPGEVAATIAFLASDAASFITGVTLNVDGGRHAMCPR; encoded by the exons ATGGATTTTACGGGTAAGGTTGTACTGATTACCGGCGCCTCGTCCGGGATTGGTGAAGGAACGGCAAAGCATTTAGCAAAGTATGGCGCTACTTTGGTGCTGACCGGGCGCAACAAAGACAACTTGAATAAGGTTGGTGCGGCTTGTGAAGCCCTATCGAAGCAGAAGCCACTACTATTGGAAGCTGATGTTACCAAAGTGGAGGATAACAAAAAGGTAATAGATGAAATTACAGCTAAACTGGGACGCTTGGACGTCCTGGTCAATAATGCCGGTATCATTGCAAATGGGTCAATTGAAAATACAAGCTTGGAACAGTATGATGAGGTCATGAACACAAACGTCCGGGCAGTATATCATCTGACAATGTTGGCCGTTCCGTTGCTGATTGAAAATAAAGGTAATATCGTGAATGTGAGCAGCGTAGCTGGGAATAGATCTTTTCCAGGAATTTTGGCATACGGAATTTCGAAAGCAGCAATTGACCAATTTACTAGATGTGTTGCTTTGGAGTTAGCAGCAAAACAAGTCCGTGTTAATGCAGTGAATCCTG GAGTGATTGTTACCGACATCCATAAACGCGGTGGAATGGACGAGAAAGCCTATGCTGAGTTtctggaaaaatgtaaacaaacccaCGCCTTGGGTCGTCCAGGGGAACCGGGGGAAGTTGCTGCTACTATAGCATTTTTGGCTTCGGATGCGGCGAGTTTCATAACGGGCGTAACGCTTAATGTTGACGGTGGGCGTCACGCCATGTGTCCAAGATAG
- the LOC128743849 gene encoding uncharacterized oxidoreductase TM_0325-like, which yields MNFAGKVVLITGASSGIGAATAVKLSKLGASLALTGRKLENLNDIAAKCSSSGSSAPFVVSGDISKEADTEKILKATIEKFGRLDVLVNNAGIIETGTIETTSLEQFDRVMNTNIRAIYHLTMLAVPHLIKSQGNVVNVSSVNGIRSFPGVLAYNISKMAVDQFTRCVALELAAKNVRVNCVNPGVTVTNLHKRGGMDEETYGKFLEHSKTTHAMGRPGQATEVADAIVFLASESASFITGASLPVDGGRHAMCPR from the coding sequence ATGAACTTCGCCGGCAAAGTGGTTCTTATTACCGGGGCAAGCAGCGGAATCGGAGCTGCCACGGCCGTGAAATTATCCAAACTGGGCGCCTCCCTTGCCCTGACCGGTCGCAAACTAGAAAATCTGAATGATATTGCAGCAAAATGCTCATCCAGTGGAAGTTCGGCACCATTCGTAGTGTCCGGCGATATCAGTAAAGAGGCCGATACGGAAAAAATTCTCAAGGCCACCATCGAAAAGTTCGGCAGACTCGATGTGTTGGTAAATAATGCGGGAATTATTGAAACCGGTACGATCGAAACGACCAGCCTAGAACAGTTCGATAGAGTGATGAACACCAACATCCGAGCGATCTATCATTTGACTATGCTGGCGGTGCCACATCTGATCAAATCCCAGGGCAACGTAGTCAACGTGTCCAGTGTCAACGGAATCCGTTCGTTCCCGGGAGTTTTGGCGTACAACATATCTAAAATGGCCGTTGATCAGTTTACGCGTTGCGTCGCTCTAGAGTTGGCTGCCAAAAACGTTCGAGTCAATTGCGTCAACCCGGGGGTGACGGTAACGAATCTGCACAAACGCGGCGGAATGGACGAGGAAACGTACGGGAAATTTTTGGAGCACTCCAAAACTACTCATGCCATGGGACGGCCAGGGCAGGCTACGGAAGTGGCCGACGCAATCGTATTTCTGGCGAGTGAATCGGCATCGTTTATCACCGGAGCGAGTCTGCCGGTCGACGGCGGACGGCATGCCATGTGCCCGAGATAA